A DNA window from Mastomys coucha isolate ucsf_1 unplaced genomic scaffold, UCSF_Mcou_1 pScaffold21, whole genome shotgun sequence contains the following coding sequences:
- the Pwwp2b gene encoding PWWP domain-containing protein 2B isoform X2 codes for MEPRAGCRLPVRVEQVVNGALVVTVSCGERSFAGILLDCTKKSGLFGLSPSTLLPLADNSSAVSCHSQVPEEGTGEVTQLETGPLPPHHQDPEKDQPLKTAVPEPPPPLIPPVPAGNLPPFPPYFEGAPFPHPLWLRNTYQQWVPQPPPRTIKRTRRRLSRNRDPGRLILSTIRLRPRQVLCEKCKSTVSPQEASPGPLNTPKPRRRLGSGPDSEHRKPEEPEESAVIAMAAPRRSKREKREEDRVAGEHVPRSPVIKISYSTPQGKGEVVKIPSRVHGSVEPFCPQQSLQNGSQDSEVSRDGEPRGGGDRLPSGPSASIPKLKLTRPVPPVSDLPPPKIRLKPHRLGDGEHEPLYRAELVEELNGCPRGPLASSPALFADGSTHGLEDLSSGSSGEDDDLKRFPQGKHGRDGLAFLVDCPGRRADCTSESVCSTDSLDELKSSGSEVTSPDTGDLSSGDSASVPSSSADTRQTVPPLTVRLHTQSVSQCVTEDGRTVAVGDIVWGHRQ; via the exons ATGGAGCCGCGGGCCGGCTGCCGGTTGCCGGTGCGGGTGGAACAGGTCGTCAACGGCGCGCTGGTGGTCACCGTGAGCTGTGGCGAGCGCAGCTTCGCCGGGATCCTGCTGGATTGCACGAAAAA GTCTGGCCTCTTTGGCCTGTCTCCATCTACTCTACTGCCTCTGGCTGACAACTCCTCTGCTGTCAGCTGTCACAGCCAGGTTCCTGAGGAGGGGACTGGAGAAGTGACACAGCTGGAGACAGGACCCCTGCCTCCTCACCACCAAGACCCTGAGAAAGATCAGCCTCTTAAGACAGCTGTGCCTGAACCGCCCCCGCCTCTTATACCACCTGTGCCTGCTGGGAAcctgcctccctttcccccttaCTTTGAGGGtgcccccttcccccatccactATGGCTGAGGAACACCTACCAGCAGTGGGTTCCACAGCCCCCACCCAGGACCATCAAGCGGACCCGTCGACGACTTTCCCGAAACCGGGATCCTGGCAGACTCATTCTTAGCACAATCCGCCTGCGGCCACGTCAGGTACTGTGTGAGAAATGCAAGAGTACTGTTAGTCCTCAGGAGGCCAGTCCTGGCCCCCTGAACACCCCCAAACCCCGCCGGAGGCTAGGCAGTGGCCCTGACAGTGAACACCGAAAGCCAGAGGAACCAGAAGAGAGTGCTGTCATAGCTATGGCTGCCCcgaggaggagcaagagggagaaacgGGAAGAGGACAGGGTTGCCGGAGAGCATGTTCCGAGGAGCCCAGTCATCAAGATCTCCTACAGCACGCCACAGGGTAAGGGCGAGGTGGTCAAGATCCCATCCAGAGTGCATGGCTCCGTAGAGCCCTTCTGCCCCCAACAGTCTCTACAGAATGGCAGCCAGGACTCAGAGGTATCTCGGGATGGAGAACCCAGGGGTGGTGGAGACCGACTACCCAGTGGGCCTTCAGCCTCCATCCCCAAGCTGAAGCTGACTCGTCCAGTGCCTCCTGTCTCCGACCTGCCACCTCCCAAAATCCGCCTGAAGCCCCACCGGCTGGGAGATGGAGAACATGAGCCCCTGTACAGGGCTGAGCTGGTGGAGGAGCTGAACGGATGCCCAAGAGGCCCCCTGGCCAGCTCGCCTGCTCTCTTTGCTGATGGCTCTACCCATGGGCTAGAGGACTTGTCTTCTGGAAGTTCTGGTGAGGACGATGACCTCAAGAGGTTTCCCCAAGGTAAACATGGCCGGGACGGCTTGGCTTTTCTTGTGGACTGCCCTGGGAGGAGAGCAGACTGTACCAGTGAATCTGTGTGCAGCACTGACAGCCTGGATGAATTAAAATCCTCTGGTTCAGAAGTGACATCTCCAGACACAGGAGACCTGTCATCTGGCGACAGTGCCTCTGTCCCTTCGTCTTCTGCTGACACTCGCCAGACAGTCCCTCCCCTCACGGTCAGGCTACACACGCAGAGTGTCTCACAGTGTGTGACTGAAGATGGAAGGACGGTGGCTGTAGGGGACATTGTGTGGG GTCACCGACAATGA
- the Pwwp2b gene encoding PWWP domain-containing protein 2B isoform X3, with the protein MEPRAGCRLPVRVEQVVNGALVVTVSCGERSFAGILLDCTKKSGLFGLSPSTLLPLADNSSAVSCHSQVPEEGTGEVTQLETGPLPPHHQDPEKDQPLKTAVPEPPPPLIPPVPAGNLPPFPPYFEGAPFPHPLWLRNTYQQWVPQPPPRTIKRTRRRLSRNRDPGRLILSTIRLRPRQVLCEKCKSTVSPQEASPGPLNTPKPRRRLGSGPDSEHRKPEEPEESAVIAMAAPRRSKREKREEDRVAGEHVPRSPVIKISYSTPQGKGEVVKIPSRVHGSVEPFCPQQSLQNGSQDSEVSRDGEPRGGGDRLPSGPSASIPKLKLTRPVPPVSDLPPPKIRLKPHRLGDGEHEPLYRAELVEELNGCPRGPLASSPALFADGSTHGLEDLSSGSSGEDDDLKRFPQGHRQ; encoded by the exons ATGGAGCCGCGGGCCGGCTGCCGGTTGCCGGTGCGGGTGGAACAGGTCGTCAACGGCGCGCTGGTGGTCACCGTGAGCTGTGGCGAGCGCAGCTTCGCCGGGATCCTGCTGGATTGCACGAAAAA GTCTGGCCTCTTTGGCCTGTCTCCATCTACTCTACTGCCTCTGGCTGACAACTCCTCTGCTGTCAGCTGTCACAGCCAGGTTCCTGAGGAGGGGACTGGAGAAGTGACACAGCTGGAGACAGGACCCCTGCCTCCTCACCACCAAGACCCTGAGAAAGATCAGCCTCTTAAGACAGCTGTGCCTGAACCGCCCCCGCCTCTTATACCACCTGTGCCTGCTGGGAAcctgcctccctttcccccttaCTTTGAGGGtgcccccttcccccatccactATGGCTGAGGAACACCTACCAGCAGTGGGTTCCACAGCCCCCACCCAGGACCATCAAGCGGACCCGTCGACGACTTTCCCGAAACCGGGATCCTGGCAGACTCATTCTTAGCACAATCCGCCTGCGGCCACGTCAGGTACTGTGTGAGAAATGCAAGAGTACTGTTAGTCCTCAGGAGGCCAGTCCTGGCCCCCTGAACACCCCCAAACCCCGCCGGAGGCTAGGCAGTGGCCCTGACAGTGAACACCGAAAGCCAGAGGAACCAGAAGAGAGTGCTGTCATAGCTATGGCTGCCCcgaggaggagcaagagggagaaacgGGAAGAGGACAGGGTTGCCGGAGAGCATGTTCCGAGGAGCCCAGTCATCAAGATCTCCTACAGCACGCCACAGGGTAAGGGCGAGGTGGTCAAGATCCCATCCAGAGTGCATGGCTCCGTAGAGCCCTTCTGCCCCCAACAGTCTCTACAGAATGGCAGCCAGGACTCAGAGGTATCTCGGGATGGAGAACCCAGGGGTGGTGGAGACCGACTACCCAGTGGGCCTTCAGCCTCCATCCCCAAGCTGAAGCTGACTCGTCCAGTGCCTCCTGTCTCCGACCTGCCACCTCCCAAAATCCGCCTGAAGCCCCACCGGCTGGGAGATGGAGAACATGAGCCCCTGTACAGGGCTGAGCTGGTGGAGGAGCTGAACGGATGCCCAAGAGGCCCCCTGGCCAGCTCGCCTGCTCTCTTTGCTGATGGCTCTACCCATGGGCTAGAGGACTTGTCTTCTGGAAGTTCTGGTGAGGACGATGACCTCAAGAGGTTTCCCCAAG GTCACCGACAATGA
- the Pwwp2b gene encoding PWWP domain-containing protein 2B isoform X1, giving the protein MEPRAGCRLPVRVEQVVNGALVVTVSCGERSFAGILLDCTKKSGLFGLSPSTLLPLADNSSAVSCHSQVPEEGTGEVTQLETGPLPPHHQDPEKDQPLKTAVPEPPPPLIPPVPAGNLPPFPPYFEGAPFPHPLWLRNTYQQWVPQPPPRTIKRTRRRLSRNRDPGRLILSTIRLRPRQVLCEKCKSTVSPQEASPGPLNTPKPRRRLGSGPDSEHRKPEEPEESAVIAMAAPRRSKREKREEDRVAGEHVPRSPVIKISYSTPQGKGEVVKIPSRVHGSVEPFCPQQSLQNGSQDSEVSRDGEPRGGGDRLPSGPSASIPKLKLTRPVPPVSDLPPPKIRLKPHRLGDGEHEPLYRAELVEELNGCPRGPLASSPALFADGSTHGLEDLSSGSSGEDDDLKRFPQGKHGRDGLAFLVDCPGRRADCTSESVCSTDSLDELKSSGSEVTSPDTGDLSSGDSASVPSSSADTRQTVPPLTVRLHTQSVSQCVTEDGRTVAVGDIVWGKIHGFPWWPARVLDISLGQKEDGEPSWQEAKVSWFGSPTTSFLSISKLSPFSEFFKLRFNRKKKGMYRKAITEAANATQHVAPEIRELLTQFEM; this is encoded by the exons ATGGAGCCGCGGGCCGGCTGCCGGTTGCCGGTGCGGGTGGAACAGGTCGTCAACGGCGCGCTGGTGGTCACCGTGAGCTGTGGCGAGCGCAGCTTCGCCGGGATCCTGCTGGATTGCACGAAAAA GTCTGGCCTCTTTGGCCTGTCTCCATCTACTCTACTGCCTCTGGCTGACAACTCCTCTGCTGTCAGCTGTCACAGCCAGGTTCCTGAGGAGGGGACTGGAGAAGTGACACAGCTGGAGACAGGACCCCTGCCTCCTCACCACCAAGACCCTGAGAAAGATCAGCCTCTTAAGACAGCTGTGCCTGAACCGCCCCCGCCTCTTATACCACCTGTGCCTGCTGGGAAcctgcctccctttcccccttaCTTTGAGGGtgcccccttcccccatccactATGGCTGAGGAACACCTACCAGCAGTGGGTTCCACAGCCCCCACCCAGGACCATCAAGCGGACCCGTCGACGACTTTCCCGAAACCGGGATCCTGGCAGACTCATTCTTAGCACAATCCGCCTGCGGCCACGTCAGGTACTGTGTGAGAAATGCAAGAGTACTGTTAGTCCTCAGGAGGCCAGTCCTGGCCCCCTGAACACCCCCAAACCCCGCCGGAGGCTAGGCAGTGGCCCTGACAGTGAACACCGAAAGCCAGAGGAACCAGAAGAGAGTGCTGTCATAGCTATGGCTGCCCcgaggaggagcaagagggagaaacgGGAAGAGGACAGGGTTGCCGGAGAGCATGTTCCGAGGAGCCCAGTCATCAAGATCTCCTACAGCACGCCACAGGGTAAGGGCGAGGTGGTCAAGATCCCATCCAGAGTGCATGGCTCCGTAGAGCCCTTCTGCCCCCAACAGTCTCTACAGAATGGCAGCCAGGACTCAGAGGTATCTCGGGATGGAGAACCCAGGGGTGGTGGAGACCGACTACCCAGTGGGCCTTCAGCCTCCATCCCCAAGCTGAAGCTGACTCGTCCAGTGCCTCCTGTCTCCGACCTGCCACCTCCCAAAATCCGCCTGAAGCCCCACCGGCTGGGAGATGGAGAACATGAGCCCCTGTACAGGGCTGAGCTGGTGGAGGAGCTGAACGGATGCCCAAGAGGCCCCCTGGCCAGCTCGCCTGCTCTCTTTGCTGATGGCTCTACCCATGGGCTAGAGGACTTGTCTTCTGGAAGTTCTGGTGAGGACGATGACCTCAAGAGGTTTCCCCAAGGTAAACATGGCCGGGACGGCTTGGCTTTTCTTGTGGACTGCCCTGGGAGGAGAGCAGACTGTACCAGTGAATCTGTGTGCAGCACTGACAGCCTGGATGAATTAAAATCCTCTGGTTCAGAAGTGACATCTCCAGACACAGGAGACCTGTCATCTGGCGACAGTGCCTCTGTCCCTTCGTCTTCTGCTGACACTCGCCAGACAGTCCCTCCCCTCACGGTCAGGCTACACACGCAGAGTGTCTCACAGTGTGTGACTGAAGATGGAAGGACGGTGGCTGTAGGGGACATTGTGTGGGGTAAGATTCATGGTTTTCCTTGGTGGCCAGCGCGTGTCCTTGACATCAGCCTTGGCCAGAAGGAGGATGGAGAGCCCTCTTGGCAAGAAGCGAAAGTCTCATGGTTTGGGTCTCCAACTACATCATTCTTGTCTATTTCAAAACTGTCCCCTTTCTCTGAATTTTTCAAACTGAGATTTAACCGTAAGAAGAAGGGGATGTATCGGAAAGCTATAACTGAGGCTGCAAATGCCACACAACATGTGGCCCCAGAAATAAGGGAGCTCTTGACCCAGTTTGAAATGTAA